A DNA window from Pungitius pungitius chromosome 1, fPunPun2.1, whole genome shotgun sequence contains the following coding sequences:
- the msantd1 gene encoding myb/SANT-like DNA-binding domain-containing protein 1 translates to MATEDGFSYLMGGQSEKHRRAPNWTDGEMKALLYVWEEHHHELKMSKRNAKVYEKMSQRFYQLTGEQRFKEEIKMKITNMSFQYRRLKTVVCESGETPDWPYFKAIEKILSKPPENGRLSSLEFQASAAGPSTSSQSADNPAPQSEEGGLGYLPEYTGSSDEMEIKQELDSLSSDSETQDSSSHPTSARKRHANKHLSMKRKKLRVMQAMLQQQKKSSRAIEETCREVRRAMHQQNLLQVQCLQLQERMMNLLEKMIQPPSAVSASWGQGGVKDPAKP, encoded by the exons ATGGCAACAGAGGACGGTTTCAGCTACCTGATGGGAGGTCAGAGCGAGAAGCACAGGCGGGCCCCCAACTGGACCGACGGCGAAATGAAAGCCCTCCTGTACGTGTGGGAGGAACACCACCACGAGCTGAAAATGAGCAAGAGGAACGCCAAGGTTTACGAGAAGATGTCCCAGCGGTTTTACCAGCTGACCGGAGAGCAGCGCTTCAAAGAGGAGATCAAGATGAAAATCACCAACATGTCATTTCAGTACAG GCGACTGAAAACCGTGGTTTGTGAAAGCGGGGAGACGCCAGACTGGCCGTACTTCAAGGCCATCGAGAAGATCCTCTCCAAGCCGCCGGAGAACGGGCGCCTGAGCTCTCTGGAGTTTCAGGCCTCCGCCGCAGGTCCCTCCACTTCCTCCCAGTCCGCAGACAACCCGGCGCCCCAGTCCGAGGAAGGGGGGCTGGGTTACCTGCCGGAGTACACAGGCTCCTCGGACGAGATGGAGATAAAACAAGAGCTGGACTCGTTGAGCTCCGACAGTGAGACGCAGGATTCCAG CTCTCACCCCACCTCAGCCAGGAAAAGACACGCCAACAAGCACCTGTccatgaagaggaagaaactGCGGGTGATGCAGGCCATGCTACAGCAACAGAAGAAGTCGAGTCGGGCCATCGAGGAGACGTGCAGGGAGGTACGTCGCGCCATGCACCAACAGAACCTCCTGCAGGTCCAGTGCCTGCAGCTGCAAGAGCGCATGATGAACCTCCTGGAGAAGATGATCCAGCCTCCCTCCGCTGTGTCAGCCTCCTGGGGTCAGGGCGGCGTCAAAGATCCAGCGAAGCCATGA
- the si:ch211-119e14.1 gene encoding retrotransposon-like protein 1, with protein MAEAHTTVIILSLCFICLLLLLFFSYKKLNREAEGEYTVRRLVYKDGGVRDRARAASLALGTRLGVRLWPRSDTDEDGEEMEEVEDEEARLEESGSQLSESEGDDRDDDDEEEEQSSAAKEEEGGGHRSSSSESSEAGERDGIADQGGAAGETGEKVGGGEFKGEASGGAGVLIDLKKFSGSAIWSEEEGGGCMLSDVTAL; from the coding sequence TTTTGCTGCTGTTCTTCTCGTACAAGAAGTTGAACAGGGAGGCCGAGGGAGAATACACCGTGCGCCGCCTGGTGTATAAGGACGGAGGGGTCAGGGACCGGGCGAGAGCCGCGTCGTTGGCCCTGGGCACACGTCTCGGGGTGCGGCTGTGGCCCCGAAGCGACActgatgaggatggagaggagatggaggaggtcgAAGATGAGGAGGCTCGGTTGGAGGAGAGCGGTAGCCAGCTGAGTGAGAGCGAGGGAGACGAccgggacgacgacgacgaggaggaggagcagagtagCGCGGcaaaggaagaggaaggcggCGGACATCGCAGCTCAAGCTCCGAGAGTTCGGAGGCCGGGGAGCGAGACGGGATAGCGGATCAGGGGGGAGCAGCAGGCGAGACGGGGGAGAAAGTGGGAGGTGGGGAATTCAAAGGTGAGGCAAGTGGGGGCGCCGGAGTCTTGATAGATCTGAAGAAGTTCTCTGGAAGTGCCATCTGGTctgaggaagagggaggtggGTGCATGCTCAGTGATGTGACTGCACTGTGA
- the dtx4a gene encoding E3 ubiquitin-protein ligase DTX4a yields the protein MLLASAVLVWEWLNEHGRWRPYSPAVCHHIEAVIRSDPRCGSVVLGQVDSRLSPYIIDLHSMHQFRQDTGTLRPVRRSFYDPTSAPGQGWLWEWENDAGSWTAYDTEVGIAIQAARDRQQPWLDLAPLGFCYLIDFESMTQINGQTQRCRRIQRRADLAYPLVSGPLPKSHHAWGPMSMPSHGGLLGVDVSGAGMGVRMSGGGGGGGGGGTGNGSAYPSGALPASAITSLGQPCACQQCMLVLSVKAGAMSAHTLGRRPPQTKPPSPKISSYPVPGGSYSLTLPRPPSLSRSYSPNRTSVVGATGGFGVGGMGGGPGGVSFGGGGGASLGYGGGFPHSLSLLNSATGALSISSARPPPPPLPPLPPPPPPPSTALSSAGAAAAAAATTASPPPPSSSSSLSAPCSAPAAPAPGPPLISTAASTCTPSPSARVLGPVSSSGAAACAAPLPPRSSLAGLSRPALQRIAMAQSRALIASGVPTVPVKNLNGSSPVHPALAGITGILMSAAGLPVCLTRPPKLVLHPPPVSKSDIKPVPGLGHCCRKTTKKQARKGKTPEEVVKRYLQKVRNPPEEDCTICMEALAGPSGYKGPGVGGISRAESVGRLAQCGHQYHLQCLVAMYNNGNKDGSLQCPTCKTIYGVKTGNQPPGKMEYHVIPHSLPGHPDCKTIRIIYNIPPGIQGPEHPNPGKPFTARGFPRHCYLPDSEKGRKVLRLLLVAWDRRLIFSVGTSSTTGESDTVIWNEVHHKTEFGSNLTGHGYPDPGHLDNVLEELKAQGITEEECLPRD from the exons ATGTTACTAGCATCCGCCGTGTTGGTATGGGAATGGCTGAACGAGCACGGACGCTGGCGGCCCTACAGCCCGGCTGTCTGTCATCACATCGAGGCAGTCATCCGGAGCGACCCGCGGTGTGGTAGTGTCGTCCTCGGCCAGGTGGACTCTCGCCTCTCGCCCTACATCATCGACCTGCATTCCATGCACCAGTTCCGACAAGACACAG gTACCCTTCGACCGGTACGACGTAGCTTCTACGACCCCACCTCGGCGCCGGGCCAGGGCTGGCTGTGGGAGTGGGAGAACGACGCCGGCAGCTGGACGGCGTACGACACGGAGGTGGGCATCGCCATCCAGGCAGCGcgcgaccgccagcagccctgGCTGGACCTGGCGCCGCTGGGCTTCTGCTACCTCATTGACTTCGAAAGCATGACCCAGATCAACGGGCAGACGCAGCGCTGCCGACGCATCCAGCGCCGCGCCGACCTGGCCTACCCGCTGGTGTCCGGGCCCCTGCCCAAGTCCCACCACGCCTGGGGGCCCATGTCCATGCCCAGCCACGGGGGACTGCTCGGCGTGGACGTGTCCGGCGCCGGCATGGGGGTCCGGatgagcggcggcggcggcggcggtggcggcggcgggacCGGCAATGGGAGCGCGTACCCCAGCGGGGCACTCCCGGCCTCGGCCATCACCTCCCTGGGACAGCCCTGCGCCTGTCAGCAGTGCATGCTGGTGCTTAGCGTCAAGGCGGGCGCCATGTCCGCCCACACTCTGGGTCGGAGGCCCCCGCAGACCAAGCCGCCCAGCCCCAAAATCAGCAGTTACCCCGTGCCGGGCGGGTCGTATTCCTTGACCCTCCCGCGACCTCCCTCCCTGTCACGGTCCTATTCCCCCAACAGGACGTCCGTAGTTGGGGCGACGGGTGGCTTCGGCGTCGGCGGCATGGGCGGCGGCCCAGGGGGCGTCAGTttcgggggcggcggcggcgccagCCTCGGTTACGGAGGAGGCTTCCCCCACTCGCTCTCCCTCCTCAACTCGGCCACCGGcgccctctccatctcctccgcccggccccctcctccgccactcccccctctcccgccgccccctccgcctccctccaccgCCCTCTCGTCCGCCggcgctgccgctgccgccgccgccaccaccgcctcccccccgcctccctcctcctcatcctccctgtCTGCGCCCTGCTCCGCCCCCGCGGCCCCCGCTCCGGGCCCGCCACTCATCTCTACGGCTGCCTCCACCTGCACGCCGTCGCCTTCGGCCCGCGTCCTGGGCCCAGTGTCTTCGTCCGGCGCCGCTGCCTGCGCGGCCCCTCTGCCGCCCCGGTCCAGCCTGGCGGGGCTGAGCCGACCTGCGCTGCAGCGCATAGCCATGGCCCAGTCGCGTGCCCTCATCGCCTCTGG AGTGCCAACTGTTCCAGTGAAGAACCTGAATGGATCAAGTCCTGTGCACCCTGCCCTGGCAG GCATTACAGGCATCCTGATGAGCGCCGCAGGACTTCCTGTCTGCCTGACCCGCCCTCCCAAGCTGGTGCTCCACCCTCCCCCCGTCAGCAAGAGTGACATCAAGCCCGTGCCCGGTCTGGGCCACTGCTGTCGCAAAACCACCAAGAAGCAGGCCCGCAAAG GAAAGACCCCTGAGGAGGTGGTGAAGAGGTACCTTCAGAAAGTCCGCAACCCCCCAGAGGAG GACTGCACCATCTGCATGGAGGCCCTCGCCGGGCCATCGGGCTACAAGGGCCCCGGCGTGGGGGGCATCTCCCGGGCCGAGTCGGTGGGCCGCCTCGCACAGTGCGGCCACCAGTACCACCTCCAATGCCTCGTCGCCATGTACAACAACGGCAACAAGGACGGCAGCCTGCAGTGTCCCACCTGCAAGACCATCTACGGGGTCAAGACCGGCAACCAGCCCCCGGGCAAGATGGAGTACCACGTCATCCCGCACTCGCTACCAGGCCACCCGGACTGCAAAACCATCCGTATCATTTATAACATCCCTCCTGGCATCCAG GGCCCAGAGCACCCGAACCCGGGCAAACCGTTCACCGCCCGCGGGTTCCCGAGGCACTGCTACCTCCCTGACAGCGAGAAGGGACGCAAG GTTCTGAGGCTCCTCCTGGTGGCGTGGGACCGCCGGCTCATTTTCTCCGTGGGTACGTCCAGCACCACCGGCGAGTCGGACACGGTCATCTGGAACGAGGTGCACCACAAGACGGAGTTCGGCTCCAACCTGACGGGCCACGGCTACCCGGACCCCGGCCACCTGGACAAcgtgctggaggagctgaaggctCAGGGCATCACGGAGGAGGAGTGCCTGCCCAGAGACTGA